One segment of Macadamia integrifolia cultivar HAES 741 unplaced genomic scaffold, SCU_Mint_v3 scaffold2913, whole genome shotgun sequence DNA contains the following:
- the LOC122067453 gene encoding ubiquitin C-terminal hydrolase 12-like isoform X3 — MEKTRPEDDDKVICNTDGGLSRSTRDEQPTHYTFKITQFSLFSEHSVERCYTQAFQAGGYLWKLVLYPNGNDKGKGHHLSLYLQIGYAVFLPLGWEVQAVFRLFAFDQIRGQYLVLEGLDNFVQ; from the exons ATGGAGAAGACGAGGCCAGAGGATGATGATAAGGTCATCTGCAACACTGATG GAGGTCTCTCTAGATCAACAAGAGATGAACAACCGACTCACTACACTTTCAAAATCACTCAATTTTCACTGTTTTCAGAGCATTCTGTGGAAAGATGTTATACGCAGGCATTCCAAGCGGGTGGTTACCTAtg GAAATTGGTTCTCTACCCAAATGGGAATGACAAGGGGAAAGGTCATCACTTGTCGCTTTACTTGCAAATAGGATATGCTGTTTTTCTTCCCCTAGGTTGGGAGGTCCAGGCGGTTTTTCGCTTATTTGCATTCGACCAAATTCGAGGCCAATATCTGGTGCTTGAAG GACTTGATAATTTTGTGCAATGA
- the LOC122067453 gene encoding ubiquitin C-terminal hydrolase 12-like isoform X2, which yields MEKTRPEDDDKVICNTDGGLSRSTRDEQPTHYTFKITQFSLFSEHSVERCYTQAFQAGGYLWKLVLYPNGNDKGKGHHLSLYLQIGYAVFLPLGWEVQAVFRLFAFDQIRGQYLVLEECYSEGKKT from the exons ATGGAGAAGACGAGGCCAGAGGATGATGATAAGGTCATCTGCAACACTGATG GAGGTCTCTCTAGATCAACAAGAGATGAACAACCGACTCACTACACTTTCAAAATCACTCAATTTTCACTGTTTTCAGAGCATTCTGTGGAAAGATGTTATACGCAGGCATTCCAAGCGGGTGGTTACCTAtg GAAATTGGTTCTCTACCCAAATGGGAATGACAAGGGGAAAGGTCATCACTTGTCGCTTTACTTGCAAATAGGATATGCTGTTTTTCTTCCCCTAGGTTGGGAGGTCCAGGCGGTTTTTCGCTTATTTGCATTCGACCAAATTCGAGGCCAATATCTGGTGCTTGAAG AATGTTATTCAGAGGGAAAGAAGACCTGA
- the LOC122067453 gene encoding MATH domain and coiled-coil domain-containing protein At3g58250-like isoform X4: MEKTRPEDDDKVICNTDEHSVERCYTQAFQAGGYLWKLVLYPNGNDKGKGHHLSLYLQIGYAVFLPLGWEVQAVFRLFAFDQIRGQYLVLEGNFFHASLLSANYSQTSNHVLKIICDLIVFVN; the protein is encoded by the exons ATGGAGAAGACGAGGCCAGAGGATGATGATAAGGTCATCTGCAACACTGATG AGCATTCTGTGGAAAGATGTTATACGCAGGCATTCCAAGCGGGTGGTTACCTAtg GAAATTGGTTCTCTACCCAAATGGGAATGACAAGGGGAAAGGTCATCACTTGTCGCTTTACTTGCAAATAGGATATGCTGTTTTTCTTCCCCTAGGTTGGGAGGTCCAGGCGGTTTTTCGCTTATTTGCATTCGACCAAATTCGAGGCCAATATCTGGTGCTTGAAGGTAACTTCTTCCACGCAAGTCTGCTGTCGGCAAACTATTCACAAACATCAAACCATGTCTTAAAAATCATTTGTGATCTAATTGTATTTGTCAACTAG
- the LOC122067453 gene encoding ubiquitin C-terminal hydrolase 12-like isoform X1, protein MEKTRPEDDDKVICNTDGGLSRSTRDEQPTHYTFKITQFSLFSEHSVERCYTQAFQAGGYLWKLVLYPNGNDKGKGHHLSLYLQIGYAVFLPLGWEVQAVFRLFAFDQIRGQYLVLEGNFFHASLLSANYSQTSNHVLKIICDLIVFVN, encoded by the exons ATGGAGAAGACGAGGCCAGAGGATGATGATAAGGTCATCTGCAACACTGATG GAGGTCTCTCTAGATCAACAAGAGATGAACAACCGACTCACTACACTTTCAAAATCACTCAATTTTCACTGTTTTCAGAGCATTCTGTGGAAAGATGTTATACGCAGGCATTCCAAGCGGGTGGTTACCTAtg GAAATTGGTTCTCTACCCAAATGGGAATGACAAGGGGAAAGGTCATCACTTGTCGCTTTACTTGCAAATAGGATATGCTGTTTTTCTTCCCCTAGGTTGGGAGGTCCAGGCGGTTTTTCGCTTATTTGCATTCGACCAAATTCGAGGCCAATATCTGGTGCTTGAAGGTAACTTCTTCCACGCAAGTCTGCTGTCGGCAAACTATTCACAAACATCAAACCATGTCTTAAAAATCATTTGTGATCTAATTGTATTTGTCAACTAG
- the LOC122067450 gene encoding histone H3.2-like: protein MARTKQTARKSTGGKAPRKQLATKAARKSAPATGGVKKPHRFRPGTVALREIRKYQKSTELLIRKLPFQRLVREIAQDFKTDLRFQSSAVSALQEAAEAYLVGLFEDTNLCAIHAKRVTIMPKAIQLARRIRGERA, encoded by the coding sequence ATGGCTAGAACAAAGCAAACAGCAAGAAAATCCACGGGAGGAAAGGCTCCTCGCAAGCAGCTTGCAACGAAGGCAGCTAGGAAATCGGCTCCGGCAACCGGAGGTGTAAAGAAACCCCATCGATTTAGGCCTGGAACAGTTGCCCTTCGAGAGATCAGAAAGTATCAGAAAAGTACAGAATTGTTGATACGGAAGCTGCCTTTTCAGCGACTCGTCCGTGAAATCGCTCAGGACTTCAAGACCGATCTCCGATTCCAGAGCAGTGCCGTTTCTGCTCTACAAGAGGCTGCTGAGGCTTATCTTGTGGGTCTCTTTGAGGATACTAATCTTTGTGCTATTCATGCCAAGAGGGTCACTATTATGCCTAAAGCTATCCAGCTTGCTCGTAGGATCCGGGGTGAAAGAGCTTAG